A genome region from Calliopsis andreniformis isolate RMS-2024a chromosome 2, iyCalAndr_principal, whole genome shotgun sequence includes the following:
- the LOC143184710 gene encoding uncharacterized protein LOC143184710 — protein sequence MEAGQPPPYPLPPGVATGVIKPGGRHESVLSSYPLTDTAVKEEMIKADERCQVLYKEIEELKQEIIQLTAKETLTEDDTLALQRKQSEVMMKLAEYEEITRNLQRLLGLSDVSSATFAKMFDMLPYPHAKPKVEEKDHILDVLAESDLRLKDKREDLFDLPQIDYPEDKLPRVIVCGYTEDEIPKIVVADSKKKGKTLQNLTGKLTESLTMQEKLVHENAQLEGGKYKLEEALLEKDNAVESLQRKVCGLQAEMRIVVKENTELIRQLACLNQRITSPCCYPCPGVQSAVSSPCPPRSASYTNTTLQQDDYCQCKCCLQSQFTDTLSPITNTVCVNPDNYSALPSGDSPRLTGGASRTGACITSGASSQIDEMCCRSPATVKTPCPGPQQPRGICPAELGNKLANFGNTSKMMEQQLGTIECEVRNIQVELANVQRERQQLEQQRKLFKCTGPCAPCGCCPAAPMTPSAQPYVPPAPMLPPAPAPISKMPQMPPVPSSTCTGPCINAPMGASTCPQQQLRDLREQYARLQDDYKNKLCEVSSLRTDAEKLKQQTREATEEKEKLDIKLVDAQERLKALEAEKEKYEGFKEQMVEQEQTLIVFKQRFREAQDELEELRSLIQDQASQLEDYRNKYLQAQQQVEEQRRQLDLMEMDNARMNENVTLEIGRVKNQFQEKLAELAPLPDILKQTQVKLQEAQQMRMVAERNCEDLSRELIGCKDKIQTLQNQLDVLRTEYQALQDERGHGSGRFDELERKNAELRHENERMKNTLARFEEHEAQLQKRIDDKMHEITQLTAMLEQVREDSARQVARTKERCETVRRSMQGQIAEMERQLAQCRATARAAQKDRDEIRQKMQGQINNLNEAFEQAQGRIRSLQGHVNYLKTSYSNIFKGQGEVPPGVLPGEAGPGYDTCDCNY from the exons GTGTAATCAAGCCTGGTGGTCGACATGAATCTGTGCTGAGTTCGTATCCTTTAACCGATACCGCTGTAAAAGAAGAAATGATAAAAGCTGATGAACGTTGCCAAGTACTTTACAAAGAGATCGAAGAATTAAAACAAGAAATAATACAGTTGACAGCG AAAGAGACGCTGACGGAAGATGATACGCTAGCACTCCAAAGGAAGCAGAGTGAAGTTATGATGAAATTAGCAGAGTACGAGGAAATAACGCGAAATCtgcaacgattattaggcttgagCGATGTTTCAAGTGCAACTTTTGCTAAAATGTTCGACATGCTACCATACCCCCACGCAAAACCCA AAGTAGAAGAAAAAGATCATATACTAGACGTGCTAGCAGAAAGTGATTTGAGATTAAAAGATAAGCGCGAAGATCTCTTTGATCTGCCACAAATAGACTATCCAGAAGACAA ACTTCCTAGAGTAATTGTCTGCGGATATACAGAAGATGAGATACCAAAAATCGTTGTGGCAGACAgtaaaaagaaaggaaaaactCTTCAAAATTTAACAGGAAAGTTAACGGAATCATTAACTATGCAAGAAAAATTGGTACATGAAAATGCACAGCTCGAAGGCGGCAA ATACAAATTAGAGGAAGCACTGCTGGAGAAGGATAACGCTGTCGAAAGTCTGCAGAGGAAGGTATGCGGGCTACAGGCTGAAATGAGAATAGTTGTGAAGGAAAACACGGAATTGATTCGTCAACTAGCTTGTTTGAATCAACGAATCACCAGTCCTTGTTGCTACCCTTGTCCAGGAGTTCAGTCTGCAGTATCAAGCCCGTGCCCTCCACGTTCCGCTTCATATACCAACACTACCTTACAGCAGGACGACTACTGTCAGTGCAAGTGCTGTCTTCAGTCACAGTTTACTGACACTCTATCACCAATCACCAATACCGTGTGCG TGAATCCAGACAATTATAGTGCTTTACCTAGTGGAG ATTCACCTAGACTTACGGGTGGTGCATCGAGAACAGGAGCCTGTATCACAAGTGGTGCTTCCTCGCAAATCGACGAAATGTGTTGTCGAAGTCCAGCAACTGTTAAGACCCCATGTCCTGGGCCTCAACAGCCAAGAGGAATATGTCCAGCAGAACTGGGAAACAAATTAGCAAATTTTGGGAATACCAGCAAGATGATG GAGCAACAGTTAGGCACCATAGAGTGCGAAGTTCGTAATATTCAAGTAGAACTTGCTAACGTGCAACGAGAACGTCAACAATTAGAACAACAACGTAAGCTGTTCAAATGCACAGGACCTTGTGCACCCTGTGGTTGCTGTCCTGCTGCACCTATGACTCCAAGTGCACAGCCTTATGTCCCACCTGCACCAATGTTACCACCTGCTCCTGCGCCCATTTCCAAG ATGCCACAGATGCCACCTGTCCCTTCTTCAACCTGTACCGGTCCTTGCATTAACGCACCTATG GGTGCTAGCACGTGTCCCCAGCAACAGTTACGTGATCTTCGCGAACAATATGCACGCCTTCAAGATGATTACAAAAACAAATTATGCGAGGTTTCGTCTTTAAGAACAGATGCAGAAAAATTAAAGCAACAAACACGTGAAGCTACGgaagagaaagaaaaattaGATATTAAATTAGTGGATGCACAAGAACGCTTAAAGGCTTTGGAAGCTGAGAAAGAGAAATATGAAG GTTTCAAAGAGCAAATGGTCGAACAGGAACAAACTTTGATCGTATTTAAGCAACGTTTTAGAGAAGCGCAAGATGAACTCGAAGAATTGCGATCTTTAATTCAAGATCAAGCTAGTCAGCTCGAGGATTATCGCAACAAATATCTACAG GCGCAACAACaagtggaagagcaacgccgacAACTTGACCTTATGGAGATGGATAACGCGCGGATGAATGAGAACGTGACTCTAGAAATTGGCCGAGTTAAA AATCAATTCCAAGAGAAGCTTGCCGAACTTGCACCATTGCCAGATATTTTGAAACAAACACAAGTAAAGTTGCAAGAAGCACAACAGATGCGTATGGTAGCTGAACGAAATTGCGAAGACCTTTCACGAGAACTTATTGGTTGTAAAGATAAAATTCAAACTTTGCAAAATCAATTAGATGTTCTGCGTACAGAATATCAAGCACTCCAG GATGAAAGAGGTCATGGTTCGGGACGATTCGATGAATTAGAAAGGAAAAATGCTGAATTGCGACATGAAAATGAACGAATGAAAAATACACTCGCTAGATTTGAAGAACATGAAGCTCAATTACAAAAACGCATTGATGATAAAATGCATGAAATTACTCAATTAACAGCAATGCTCGAACAA GTTCGAGAAGATTCCGCAAGGCAAGTTGCAAGAACAAAAGAGAGGTGTGAAACTGTAAGAAGATCGATGCAAGGTCAAATTGCGGAAATGGAAAGACAGTTAGCACAGTGCAGAGCTACTGCTAGAGCTGCGCAGAAAGATAGAGATGAA ATTAGACAGAAAATGCAAGGTCAAATAAACAATCTCAATGAAGCATTCGAACAAGCTCAAGGTCGAATAAGATCGTTGCAAGGTCACGTGAATTATTTGAAGACGTCTTATAGCAACATATTTAAAGGTCAAGGGGAAGTTCCACCTGGTGTTTTACCCGGAGAAGCTGGACCAGGTTACGACACCTGTGACtgcaattattaa